From the genome of Muricauda sp. SCSIO 64092, one region includes:
- the glpK gene encoding glycerol kinase GlpK, with translation MAEYVLALDQGTTSSRAVVFDKQGTIVSVSQKEFTQIFPKPGWVEHDPIEIWSTQAGMAAEAVTKKGLKGEQIAAIGITNQRETAVVWDRKTSEPIYNAIVWQDKRTSDYCDELKKAGKSEMIREKTGLVIDSYFSATKVKWILDNVEGAREKAQAGELAFGTIDSWLIWKMTQGELHITDVTNASRSLIFNINTMDWDWDLLDLFGIPKSMLPQVKQSSEVYGHTSPNFFAHKIPIAGIAGDQQAALFGQMCTQKGMVKNTYGTGCFMLMNIGSEPTKSNNNLLTTVAWKINGKTTYALEGSIFIAGAVVQWLRDSLKIIKNSADVEPLAGTVENSDGVYFVPAFAGLGAPHWNQKAQGTLFGLTRGSTDAHIARAALDSIAYQTMDILKAMEKDSGISIKELRVDGGATVNNLLMQFQADVLNTKTIRPKIVETTVMGAAYLAGLAVGFWKNQEEIQDIWQTDVEFQPTNEREAISYGIVGWYRAIKALEYWTEH, from the coding sequence ATGGCCGAATATGTATTGGCCTTAGATCAGGGTACCACCAGTTCTAGGGCAGTTGTTTTTGATAAGCAAGGGACCATTGTGTCCGTATCACAGAAGGAGTTTACGCAAATATTTCCAAAACCGGGTTGGGTAGAGCACGATCCCATAGAAATCTGGTCAACCCAAGCGGGGATGGCTGCCGAAGCCGTAACTAAAAAAGGGTTAAAAGGAGAGCAAATTGCAGCAATTGGCATTACCAATCAGCGGGAGACCGCCGTAGTATGGGACCGTAAAACCAGTGAACCCATCTACAATGCCATTGTTTGGCAAGATAAACGGACCTCGGATTACTGTGATGAACTCAAAAAGGCTGGCAAGTCGGAGATGATCCGTGAAAAAACCGGCTTGGTCATCGACTCTTATTTTTCCGCAACAAAAGTAAAATGGATATTGGATAATGTGGAAGGGGCAAGGGAAAAGGCCCAGGCCGGGGAATTGGCTTTTGGGACCATAGACTCTTGGCTTATTTGGAAAATGACACAGGGGGAGCTACACATAACGGATGTCACCAATGCCTCGCGTTCCCTGATATTCAATATCAACACCATGGATTGGGATTGGGATCTTTTAGATCTTTTTGGGATTCCAAAAAGTATGTTGCCCCAAGTAAAACAATCCAGTGAGGTGTATGGCCATACCAGTCCAAATTTCTTTGCCCACAAAATTCCCATTGCAGGTATTGCCGGAGACCAGCAGGCCGCTCTTTTCGGTCAAATGTGTACCCAAAAGGGCATGGTCAAAAATACGTATGGCACAGGTTGTTTTATGTTGATGAACATTGGGAGCGAACCCACAAAATCCAATAATAACCTTCTTACTACCGTAGCGTGGAAAATAAATGGAAAAACCACTTATGCCCTCGAGGGAAGTATTTTTATAGCCGGGGCCGTGGTACAATGGTTGAGGGATAGCCTAAAAATCATAAAAAACTCAGCGGATGTGGAGCCTTTGGCGGGCACGGTCGAAAACTCCGATGGGGTTTATTTTGTTCCGGCCTTTGCAGGTCTGGGCGCTCCCCATTGGAATCAAAAAGCCCAAGGGACGTTGTTTGGGCTTACCCGCGGCAGTACGGATGCCCATATCGCCAGGGCCGCTTTGGATTCCATTGCCTACCAAACCATGGATATTTTAAAGGCCATGGAGAAAGATTCAGGTATTTCAATAAAAGAACTGCGTGTTGATGGTGGGGCCACGGTCAACAATTTATTGATGCAGTTCCAGGCAGATGTATTGAACACCAAAACCATTCGCCCAAAAATTGTGGAAACCACAGTTATGGGCGCAGCCTATCTGGCTGGATTGGCTGTTGGTTTTTGGAAAAACCAAGAAGAGATCCAAGACATCTGGCAAACCGATGTTGAGTTCCAACCCACTAATGAAAGGGAGGCGATTTCGTATGGAATTGTTGGTTGGTATCGTGCCATAAAAGCACTGGAATACTGGACCGAACACTAG
- a CDS encoding DUF1697 domain-containing protein, protein MNTYLIFLRGINVSGQKKIRMVDLKEGLEKLGFKKVRTYIQSGNIVLETPSTDHKGIEADIKNRIKNDFGFDVPVLLKTITSLQEILRDNPFKEEAVKKNLYFTLLYESPTEGLVEEFNKLHFKNEDFHIAGQCVYLHCKQGAGKAKLNNNLIENKLRLTATTRNLNTMLKMIALAEA, encoded by the coding sequence GTGAATACGTATCTGATATTTCTTAGGGGGATAAATGTAAGTGGGCAAAAGAAAATAAGAATGGTGGACTTGAAGGAAGGGCTTGAGAAATTGGGCTTTAAGAAAGTGCGTACCTATATCCAAAGTGGTAATATAGTTTTGGAAACCCCCAGTACCGATCACAAAGGGATTGAGGCCGATATCAAAAATAGGATCAAAAATGATTTTGGCTTTGATGTTCCTGTCCTGCTCAAAACCATAACATCACTTCAAGAAATCCTAAGGGACAATCCTTTTAAGGAAGAAGCAGTGAAAAAGAACCTGTACTTTACCTTGTTGTACGAATCTCCTACAGAGGGATTGGTGGAAGAATTCAATAAACTACATTTTAAAAATGAAGACTTTCACATTGCAGGGCAATGTGTTTATTTGCACTGCAAACAGGGGGCGGGCAAGGCCAAATTGAACAATAATCTAATTGAGAATAAACTTCGCCTTACGGCAACAACCAGGAACTTAAATACCATGCTAAAAATGATAGCACTGGCAGAGGCTTGA
- a CDS encoding TspO/MBR family protein — protein MRKTILKIAICIGACLLIGFLSSFATQSSVNDWYLTLNKPSFNPPNWLFAPVWTVLYILMGIAAGIVWSKGFYHLWVKTAMYHFGFQLLLNALWSIIFFGLKNPLAALFVILTLLVLIVLTIKWFLVVSKKAAYLMVPYLVWVTFATVLNFKIWELN, from the coding sequence GTGAGAAAAACCATTCTAAAAATAGCCATTTGTATAGGAGCATGCCTGTTAATAGGCTTTCTTTCGAGCTTTGCGACCCAAAGCTCCGTGAACGATTGGTACTTGACACTGAACAAGCCCAGTTTTAATCCTCCAAATTGGTTGTTTGCCCCTGTTTGGACCGTCCTGTACATCCTTATGGGAATAGCTGCGGGAATAGTTTGGTCCAAGGGCTTTTATCATCTCTGGGTAAAAACGGCCATGTACCATTTTGGGTTTCAGTTATTGTTGAACGCCCTGTGGAGTATCATCTTTTTTGGCCTTAAGAACCCTTTGGCAGCCCTATTTGTAATCCTTACCCTTTTGGTTTTGATCGTCCTTACCATTAAGTGGTTTTTGGTGGTGAGCAAAAAAGCGGCCTATCTCATGGTGCCTTATTTGGTCTGGGTGACTTTTGCTACCGTCTTGAATTTTAAGATATGGGAGCTCAACTAA
- a CDS encoding diphosphomevalonate/mevalonate 3,5-bisphosphate decarboxylase family protein yields MMEKDFVPTQNPLYPLEGTVGWKAPSNIALVKYWGKKPNQIPANPSISFTLDACATRTFLKFRKMDEAKEAFSFDFRFEGKAKDSFKPKIATFLGRIETYLPFLRHYHLEIESSNSFPHSSGIASSASGMAALALCLLELERLANPEMTLEDFKQKASFLARLGSGSACRSIGGSLIQWGRTPGLSGSSDLYGIPYPYEVHPTFNNFHDTILLVHKGQKSVSSSVGHGLMKGHPFADNRFQQAHENLKKLQAIFKEGDLESFIAIVESEALTLHAMMMTSQPYFILMLPNTLEIINRIWQFRKETGTTICFTLDAGANVHVLYPESEKTKCIQFIQNELVAYCEKGHYICDRIGKGAQRISTSL; encoded by the coding sequence ATGATGGAAAAGGATTTTGTGCCGACCCAAAATCCCCTTTATCCTTTAGAGGGAACTGTAGGGTGGAAAGCCCCGAGCAATATCGCTTTGGTGAAGTATTGGGGAAAAAAACCAAATCAAATACCCGCAAACCCTTCCATTAGTTTTACATTGGATGCTTGCGCTACAAGAACCTTCTTGAAATTTAGAAAGATGGACGAGGCCAAGGAAGCCTTTTCATTTGACTTTCGCTTTGAAGGAAAAGCCAAGGATAGCTTTAAACCTAAGATTGCCACTTTTTTAGGGCGAATTGAAACGTATCTTCCTTTTCTAAGGCACTATCATTTGGAAATTGAAAGTTCCAATTCTTTTCCCCACAGCAGTGGAATTGCATCATCGGCCAGTGGAATGGCTGCTTTGGCGCTCTGTTTACTGGAGTTGGAACGCTTGGCAAATCCGGAAATGACCTTGGAGGATTTTAAACAAAAAGCTTCTTTCCTGGCCCGTTTGGGTTCTGGAAGTGCCTGCAGGAGCATAGGGGGCAGCTTAATTCAATGGGGAAGGACACCGGGCCTATCAGGTAGCTCGGATTTGTACGGAATTCCATACCCTTATGAAGTCCACCCCACCTTCAATAATTTTCATGACACCATTTTGTTGGTGCATAAAGGCCAAAAATCGGTAAGCAGTTCAGTGGGCCATGGACTTATGAAAGGACACCCATTTGCCGATAACAGATTTCAGCAGGCCCATGAGAACCTTAAAAAATTACAAGCCATTTTTAAAGAGGGGGACCTGGAATCGTTTATCGCCATTGTGGAAAGCGAGGCATTGACATTGCATGCCATGATGATGACAAGTCAACCTTATTTTATATTGATGTTGCCCAATACCTTGGAAATCATCAATAGAATTTGGCAATTTCGAAAGGAAACGGGAACGACTATTTGCTTTACATTGGACGCAGGGGCCAATGTACATGTGCTATATCCGGAATCTGAGAAAACGAAATGTATTCAATTTATTCAGAATGAATTAGTTGCCTACTGCGAAAAGGGACACTATATTTGCGATCGTATTGGAAAAGGGGCTCAAAGAATTTCAACATCTTTGTGA
- a CDS encoding mevalonate kinase translates to MKGPLFYSKILLFGEYGIIKDSKGLSIPYNFFKGALKSDGKPSPEALKSNEALRAFAVHLAKIQSEGVVSFDLDALDKDIAEGMYFDSSIPQGYGIGSSGALVAAVYDKYAKDKITVLENLTREKLLKLKRIFGEMESFFHGKSSGLDPLNSYLSLPILINSKDNIESTSLPSQNKEGKGAVFLLDSGITGETAPMVQIFMEKMKQEGFRNVIKDKFIKHTDACVDHFLKGDIKGLFGHVKQLSHVVLDHFKPMIPQQFHHLWKKGIESNTYYLKLCGSGGGGYILGFTEDIDRARKELEGHKLEVVYNF, encoded by the coding sequence ATGAAAGGACCATTATTTTATTCGAAAATCCTGCTTTTTGGGGAATATGGCATCATCAAGGATTCCAAAGGGCTCTCCATCCCATACAATTTCTTCAAAGGCGCACTAAAGTCTGATGGGAAACCATCACCCGAAGCACTTAAGTCGAATGAAGCATTGCGGGCCTTTGCGGTCCACCTTGCCAAAATTCAATCGGAAGGTGTGGTTTCTTTTGATTTGGATGCGCTTGATAAGGATATTGCTGAGGGCATGTACTTTGATAGTTCCATTCCCCAGGGTTATGGTATTGGAAGTAGTGGGGCGTTGGTAGCTGCTGTTTATGACAAGTATGCCAAAGATAAAATTACCGTTCTTGAGAACCTGACAAGGGAGAAGCTCTTGAAACTTAAAAGGATTTTTGGGGAGATGGAGTCCTTCTTTCATGGAAAGTCCTCAGGATTGGATCCGTTGAACAGCTATTTGAGTTTACCCATTCTGATCAACTCAAAGGACAATATAGAATCTACAAGTTTACCATCCCAGAACAAGGAAGGTAAGGGAGCAGTTTTTCTTTTGGATAGTGGCATTACCGGTGAAACTGCCCCTATGGTCCAAATTTTTATGGAGAAGATGAAGCAGGAAGGGTTCAGAAATGTCATTAAGGACAAATTTATAAAACACACGGACGCTTGTGTGGACCACTTTTTAAAGGGGGATATCAAAGGGCTTTTTGGCCATGTGAAACAACTTTCACATGTGGTTTTGGATCACTTTAAGCCAATGATTCCGCAACAATTTCACCACCTCTGGAAAAAAGGAATTGAGTCCAATACGTATTATTTAAAATTGTGTGGATCTGGTGGTGGGGGCTATATATTGGGTTTCACCGAAGATATTGACAGGGCCAGAAAGGAACTTGAAGGACACAAATTGGAAGTGGTGTACAACTTCTAA
- a CDS encoding geranylgeranylglycerol-phosphate geranylgeranyltransferase produces MLSRKNRLLLFKLLSLFSVVRGYNILVITLAQYLASIYILAPDLQLRKVVFDLNLFLIVTASALVIASGYIINNFYDAEKDLINKPTKSMLDRLVSQRFKLTTYFILNFVAVIAASYISFRAVFFFAAYIFGIWFYSHKLKRIPFLGNLVSATLSIAPFFVVFVYYRNFETVIFIHALYLFLLILARELIKDLESMAGDMAQGYQTIPILYGPKVAKVLIAFLIVLTLVPTYLLIYVFDVGHMSFYFVASGILLLVFLVLLGKSDVKMHYVWLHNILKFIIVGGVFSILLIDVDVVLNRIL; encoded by the coding sequence ATGCTTAGTAGAAAAAATAGGCTCTTGCTCTTTAAGCTTTTGAGCTTGTTCTCCGTGGTTAGGGGATATAATATTCTTGTGATCACCCTTGCCCAGTATCTCGCTTCCATTTACATATTGGCTCCCGATCTACAACTTAGGAAAGTGGTCTTTGACCTTAATCTTTTTCTGATTGTAACGGCCTCGGCCCTGGTTATAGCTTCGGGTTACATCATCAATAATTTTTATGATGCTGAAAAGGATTTGATCAATAAACCTACCAAAAGTATGCTGGACCGTTTGGTAAGCCAGCGATTCAAACTAACCACATATTTTATCCTGAATTTTGTTGCCGTTATTGCGGCCAGTTATATTTCGTTCAGGGCAGTTTTCTTCTTTGCGGCCTATATTTTTGGGATATGGTTTTATTCCCATAAGCTCAAGCGTATTCCATTCTTGGGCAATTTGGTGTCCGCTACACTTTCCATTGCCCCTTTCTTTGTGGTGTTTGTGTATTACAGAAATTTCGAAACCGTTATTTTTATTCATGCCCTTTATTTGTTCCTTCTGATTTTAGCTCGGGAACTCATTAAGGATTTGGAGAGTATGGCCGGGGATATGGCACAGGGCTATCAAACCATACCCATTTTATACGGCCCAAAAGTTGCCAAGGTCCTTATTGCATTCTTGATAGTTTTGACATTGGTTCCGACTTACCTGTTGATTTATGTTTTTGATGTGGGCCATATGTCCTTTTATTTTGTTGCATCCGGAATTTTACTTTTAGTGTTTCTGGTCCTGTTGGGAAAATCAGATGTAAAGATGCACTATGTATGGCTTCACAACATACTTAAATTTATTATTGTTGGAGGGGTTTTCAGTATCTTGTTGATTGATGTGGATGTCGTCTTAAATCGGATTTTATAA
- a CDS encoding carbon-nitrogen hydrolase family protein, protein MENRLHVALAQITPVWLDKGATIAKIEATITEASKKGSELIVFGEALLPGYPFWLAYTEGAAWNLEVNKELHAHYVANSIQIEAGDLDSICLLAKEHSMAVYLGIMERAKDRGGHSIYASLVYIDPRGEIKSVHRKLQPTYDERLTWAPGDGNGLQVHPLKQFTVGGLNCWENWMPLPRAALYGLGENLHIAVWPGSDHNTKDITRFIARESRSYVVSVSSMMKKADFPEDTPHLDKILEKAPSVLANGGSCIAGPDGEWVVEPIVDKEGIFYQTIDFKRVLEEHQNFDPVGHYSRPDVTQLIVNRERQSTVHFKD, encoded by the coding sequence ATGGAAAATAGGTTACATGTGGCATTGGCCCAAATTACACCGGTATGGCTGGACAAAGGGGCAACCATAGCAAAAATAGAAGCAACCATTACGGAAGCTTCCAAGAAGGGAAGTGAGCTTATCGTTTTTGGTGAAGCATTGTTGCCAGGCTATCCTTTTTGGTTGGCGTATACGGAAGGCGCGGCTTGGAATTTGGAGGTGAATAAAGAACTGCACGCCCACTATGTGGCGAATTCGATACAGATTGAAGCCGGGGATTTGGATTCCATCTGCCTGTTGGCCAAAGAACACTCCATGGCGGTCTATTTGGGGATTATGGAACGGGCCAAAGACCGTGGTGGGCATAGTATCTATGCTTCCCTGGTATATATTGACCCACGCGGGGAAATAAAATCCGTACACCGAAAACTACAGCCCACCTACGATGAACGCTTAACATGGGCCCCAGGGGATGGTAATGGTCTGCAGGTTCATCCCTTAAAACAATTTACGGTCGGAGGTCTTAATTGCTGGGAAAATTGGATGCCCCTTCCAAGGGCAGCACTTTACGGTTTGGGAGAGAACCTCCACATAGCAGTATGGCCTGGAAGCGACCATAACACAAAGGATATTACCCGATTCATAGCCAGGGAATCCCGTAGTTATGTGGTTTCGGTCTCCTCAATGATGAAAAAAGCCGATTTTCCCGAGGACACCCCACATTTGGACAAAATTTTGGAAAAAGCCCCCAGTGTTTTAGCCAATGGGGGTTCCTGTATTGCCGGTCCCGATGGGGAATGGGTAGTCGAACCCATAGTGGACAAAGAGGGAATTTTTTACCAAACCATCGATTTTAAAAGGGTATTGGAAGAGCATCAGAATTTTGATCCGGTTGGGCATTATTCCAGACCGGATGTGACCCAACTCATCGTAAATCGAGAGCGGCAATCAACGGTCCATTTCAAGGATTAG
- a CDS encoding alpha/beta hydrolase family protein — protein MLKRISLLLMVFVQTLFHAQKKTLDHNDYKIWNTIKNEAIAPDGSHTLYSLERGEKDHFFKVQDAKGNFILEYDRGQKGQFMYDSKYAVFTIKAWKDSVMAMKKRKVKKDKLPKDSLGIFNLKTKSLVKIGPIKSYKIPDKWSGTVAYQLEDIKKEEKEEGKDSVTEPKKKKDKPKKVGKKNGYHLVVLNLETQQKDTVKFVTDYLFAKKGKWLAYASTGATKDSDAGVFVHNLKTGETKTLHQSPKAKYFKLGFSESGKNLGFIVDADTTKVQVRPNELYLWQEGNQVAQKLMDNTRTPSNYVVSKYGKVHFSEDESKLYFGLARPPIAKDTSLLDEEIVNVEVWTYDEPKLYTVQELQLKNDSIRSFVTAFDLNTKKMVPIADETHMDTELGDKGNANRALVRTSMPYELASQWTARRYYDYKVVNTATGKTQQEFKKVPRMELSPKANYGYGYSRVDSTWFTYNLSSGKHTLLTKDQVFYSEENDYPNYPFPYGMAGWTKEDKHLLIYDRYDIWKIHPETGAKVKLTNGRTSKTVYRYLDLDEEEEAIDFTQPLLLSTFNELTKDGGYATYNPKANRVTPLISGPYSYSEPQKALLANTLIFTRQSFGEFPDLRISDLNFKKPIKLSNANPQQKDYNWGTIELMDWISLDGKKLQGLLVKPENFDPAKKYPLLVNFYEKSSDRIHRHRHPRAERSSLNYSFYTSRGYVIFNPDVEYRIGYPGESAYNCVIPGVTSLAEKGYIDKDNIGVQGHSWGGYQIAYLVTKTDIFKAAESGAPVPNMISAYGGIRWWTGLSRQFQYEHTQSRIGGTPWEYPARYVENSPIFNVDKINTPLLIMHNDADGHVPWYQGIEFFVSLRRLGKPSWFLNYNGEPHWPLKLQNRTDFSIRMAQFFDHYLKDEGKPSWMERGVPPLEKGIQQGYELLGDTDKD, from the coding sequence ATGCTCAAAAGAATTTCCTTACTCCTAATGGTTTTCGTCCAGACCCTTTTCCATGCCCAGAAAAAAACGTTGGACCATAACGATTATAAGATTTGGAACACCATAAAAAATGAAGCTATAGCCCCGGATGGTTCCCATACCCTTTACAGCTTGGAAAGGGGGGAAAAGGATCATTTTTTTAAGGTTCAAGATGCCAAGGGCAACTTTATCCTGGAATATGACCGTGGACAAAAAGGCCAATTTATGTACGATTCCAAGTATGCCGTTTTTACCATCAAAGCCTGGAAGGACAGCGTCATGGCCATGAAAAAAAGAAAGGTCAAAAAAGACAAATTGCCCAAGGACTCCTTGGGAATTTTCAACCTAAAGACCAAAAGTCTGGTTAAAATTGGACCCATAAAATCCTATAAAATTCCTGATAAATGGTCAGGAACCGTGGCCTACCAATTGGAGGATATTAAAAAAGAGGAAAAGGAAGAAGGGAAGGATTCCGTAACCGAACCCAAAAAAAAGAAGGACAAGCCCAAAAAAGTGGGCAAAAAAAATGGATATCATTTGGTGGTCCTAAATCTGGAAACCCAGCAAAAGGACACCGTGAAATTTGTGACGGACTACCTATTTGCAAAAAAGGGGAAATGGTTGGCGTATGCTTCCACAGGGGCAACAAAAGATAGTGATGCCGGCGTTTTTGTGCATAATCTGAAAACTGGGGAAACCAAAACATTGCATCAGTCCCCCAAAGCCAAATACTTTAAGCTGGGATTCAGCGAATCCGGTAAGAACCTTGGATTTATTGTGGATGCCGATACCACAAAAGTTCAAGTGAGACCAAACGAGTTATACCTATGGCAAGAAGGGAACCAAGTGGCCCAAAAGTTAATGGACAATACCAGAACACCCAGTAATTATGTAGTTTCCAAATATGGAAAGGTGCACTTTTCCGAGGACGAATCCAAACTGTATTTTGGATTGGCAAGACCTCCTATAGCAAAAGACACCTCTTTACTGGATGAGGAAATAGTGAATGTGGAAGTATGGACCTATGATGAGCCCAAGTTATATACCGTTCAGGAATTACAACTAAAAAATGATTCCATACGATCCTTTGTCACGGCTTTTGATTTAAATACAAAAAAAATGGTTCCTATTGCCGACGAGACCCATATGGATACCGAACTTGGGGACAAGGGCAATGCCAATAGGGCCCTTGTGCGCACCAGCATGCCCTATGAGTTGGCAAGTCAGTGGACGGCCAGACGTTATTATGACTACAAAGTAGTAAATACGGCTACGGGGAAAACACAACAGGAATTCAAGAAAGTACCCCGAATGGAGTTGAGCCCCAAAGCCAATTATGGTTATGGATATAGCCGTGTGGACAGCACTTGGTTCACGTACAACCTGAGTTCTGGAAAACATACACTTTTGACCAAGGACCAGGTTTTCTACAGTGAGGAAAACGATTATCCCAATTATCCCTTTCCCTATGGCATGGCCGGTTGGACAAAAGAGGACAAACACCTTTTGATCTATGACCGTTATGACATTTGGAAAATTCACCCAGAAACAGGTGCAAAAGTAAAATTGACCAATGGCAGAACTTCCAAAACGGTTTATCGCTATTTGGATCTGGATGAAGAAGAGGAGGCGATTGATTTTACGCAACCTTTATTGTTAAGCACCTTTAATGAGTTGACCAAGGATGGGGGTTATGCCACTTACAATCCAAAAGCAAATCGGGTAACTCCTTTGATTTCTGGCCCTTACAGTTATTCCGAACCCCAAAAGGCCCTGCTGGCCAATACATTGATTTTTACTAGGCAATCCTTTGGGGAATTCCCGGATTTACGGATTTCCGACCTGAATTTTAAAAAACCCATCAAGCTCAGTAATGCCAACCCGCAACAAAAGGACTATAATTGGGGCACCATTGAACTTATGGATTGGATCTCCCTGGACGGTAAAAAACTGCAGGGATTGTTGGTAAAACCGGAAAATTTTGACCCTGCCAAGAAGTATCCCCTGCTCGTCAATTTTTACGAGAAGAGTTCGGATAGGATCCACAGGCACAGACATCCCAGGGCTGAACGCTCCAGCCTCAACTATAGCTTTTATACGAGCAGGGGGTATGTAATATTCAATCCAGACGTGGAATACCGGATAGGCTATCCTGGGGAAAGCGCCTATAATTGTGTTATCCCTGGAGTGACCTCATTGGCTGAAAAAGGGTATATTGATAAGGACAATATTGGTGTTCAGGGCCATAGCTGGGGTGGGTACCAAATTGCCTATTTGGTGACCAAAACCGATATTTTTAAGGCGGCTGAGTCCGGTGCCCCAGTACCCAATATGATCAGTGCATATGGGGGAATTCGTTGGTGGACGGGACTGAGCAGACAATTTCAATATGAACATACCCAAAGTAGGATAGGTGGCACACCATGGGAATATCCAGCGCGTTACGTTGAAAATTCCCCCATATTCAATGTGGACAAAATCAATACCCCTTTACTGATCATGCATAATGATGCCGATGGTCACGTGCCATGGTACCAGGGAATCGAATTTTTTGTGAGTTTACGACGTTTGGGGAAACCATCCTGGTTCCTGAATTACAATGGGGAACCGCATTGGCCTTTGAAACTACAGAATCGTACGGATTTTAGTATTCGTATGGCACAGTTCTTTGACCATTACCTAAAAGATGAGGGCAAGCCTTCCTGGATGGAACGGGGAGTGCCTCCATTGGAAAAGGGGATACAACAGGGATACGAGCTTTTGGGGGATACGGACAAGGACTAA
- a CDS encoding pseudouridine synthase, with translation MAKSGNERNRNSSDRKSGGNPRKSFSKKPSEKRNSRQDRPSNPDLIRLNKYIANAGICSRREADTLIAAGNVTVNGKVVTEMGYKVKKTDDVRFDGRKLNPEKKEYVLLNKPKNFITTTRDERGRRTVMELVSSASNNRLYPVGRLDRNTTGLLLFTNDGDLAKKLTHPRHGVRKIYHVFLEKNVTIADLRRIREGLELEDGKIEVDEVDYVSGASKKEVGIEIHSGKNRIVRRIFEHLGYEVSKLDRVVFAGLTKKDLPRGHWRYLTQQEVINLGMIQ, from the coding sequence ATGGCGAAATCAGGCAACGAACGCAATCGTAACTCAAGTGACCGCAAGAGCGGTGGTAACCCACGAAAAAGCTTTTCCAAAAAACCTTCGGAAAAACGAAATTCAAGACAGGACAGACCTTCAAATCCGGATTTGATCCGTTTGAACAAGTATATCGCCAATGCGGGCATTTGTTCACGAAGGGAAGCCGATACCCTAATTGCCGCGGGAAATGTGACCGTAAATGGAAAGGTGGTCACCGAAATGGGGTATAAGGTCAAAAAGACGGATGATGTCCGTTTTGATGGGAGAAAGCTCAATCCAGAGAAAAAGGAATATGTGCTACTTAACAAACCCAAGAACTTTATTACCACTACCCGGGATGAACGGGGCAGGCGGACGGTAATGGAACTGGTAAGCAGTGCTTCCAATAATCGCTTGTATCCCGTAGGCCGTTTGGACCGCAATACCACCGGACTTTTGTTGTTTACCAACGATGGTGATCTCGCTAAAAAACTGACCCATCCCAGACATGGTGTACGTAAGATCTACCATGTCTTTTTGGAAAAAAATGTGACCATTGCCGATCTTCGAAGGATTAGGGAAGGATTGGAACTTGAAGATGGCAAGATTGAGGTCGATGAGGTGGACTATGTCTCCGGTGCGAGTAAAAAGGAGGTTGGAATTGAAATCCATTCCGGTAAGAACCGTATTGTCCGTCGTATTTTTGAGCATTTGGGCTATGAAGTTTCCAAACTGGACCGCGTCGTTTTTGCCGGACTCACCAAAAAAGACCTCCCTAGGGGCCATTGGCGCTATTTGACCCAACAAGAGGTCATTAATTTGGGTATGATTCAATGA